From Rudanella lutea DSM 19387, a single genomic window includes:
- a CDS encoding META domain-containing protein, whose product MSNRLTRLPLSLVFFLFWIVLLTSSGCRRPTSTGESAEKATRATLSEAIDWADKRRQGIDFVAMGTAPAATTIGWRLDIDFSKQMLFQSFDGPQLLTPIPKPQPMGKTMGVVLDAKATPVYASNTRRTAASRNVAPKVSRLKVYIEPIACRDPVSKRDYAYTVRIDANGKRFTGCGAFIKGSDRLNGAWVLETFKGQRLRPDQFGDKQLPYLEIDLAGHKLVGSTGWNKIKGAIDAEGDHLDLIPKTTTRRTAPGTFETDFLTALDQSSLFRIGKDRLTLLVNGQYAMTFRKK is encoded by the coding sequence ATGAGTAACCGATTAACTCGCTTACCCCTTTCGCTCGTTTTCTTTTTATTCTGGATCGTGTTGCTGACTTCCTCCGGCTGTCGGCGGCCAACGTCTACGGGCGAATCGGCCGAAAAAGCTACGCGAGCCACCCTCTCCGAAGCCATCGACTGGGCCGATAAACGGCGGCAGGGCATCGATTTCGTAGCTATGGGCACCGCCCCGGCCGCCACCACTATTGGCTGGCGGCTCGACATCGACTTCTCGAAACAGATGCTGTTCCAGTCGTTCGACGGGCCTCAGTTGCTCACGCCCATCCCCAAACCGCAACCTATGGGTAAAACCATGGGTGTAGTGCTCGACGCGAAAGCGACGCCCGTGTACGCATCCAACACGCGCCGAACAGCCGCGAGCCGCAATGTTGCTCCTAAAGTGTCGCGGCTAAAGGTGTACATTGAGCCCATTGCCTGCCGCGACCCGGTCAGCAAACGCGACTACGCGTACACGGTTCGGATTGATGCCAACGGTAAACGGTTTACCGGCTGCGGGGCGTTTATCAAGGGTAGCGACCGGCTCAATGGCGCTTGGGTGCTCGAAACGTTTAAAGGGCAGCGCCTGCGCCCCGATCAGTTTGGCGACAAGCAACTGCCCTATCTGGAAATCGACCTGGCGGGGCACAAATTGGTGGGCTCCACTGGCTGGAACAAAATCAAAGGGGCTATTGATGCCGAGGGCGACCACCTGGATCTTATCCCTAAAACAACTACCCGCCGAACAGCCCCCGGTACGTTTGAAACCGATTTTCTGACCGCCCTCGATCAATCATCGCTCTTTCGGATTGGTAAAGATCGGCTCACGCTGCTCGTCAATGGTCAGTATGCCATGACCTTTCGGAAGAAGTAA